A genomic segment from Thiomicrorhabdus aquaedulcis encodes:
- the hslV gene encoding ATP-dependent protease subunit HslV has product MSFHGTTILCAKRNGQMVIGGDGQVTLGHVVMKGNARKVRRLHNGQVIAGFAGATADAFTLFERFEGRLQTHNGQLMRAAVEMAKDWRTDRALRKLEAMMLVADADNMLLISGTGDVIEPQHDFIAIGSGGNYAHAAAQALMQNTDLSARDVVEKALTVAADLCIYTNHNFTIEMLQSKD; this is encoded by the coding sequence ATGTCATTTCACGGAACAACAATTTTATGCGCTAAGCGCAATGGCCAAATGGTGATTGGTGGTGATGGCCAGGTGACTTTGGGGCATGTGGTTATGAAAGGCAACGCCCGTAAAGTGCGTCGTCTGCACAACGGTCAGGTAATTGCCGGTTTTGCCGGTGCCACGGCCGATGCCTTTACCTTGTTTGAACGCTTTGAAGGACGCTTGCAAACGCACAACGGCCAACTTATGCGTGCGGCGGTTGAGATGGCCAAAGACTGGCGCACCGACCGCGCTTTGCGTAAATTAGAGGCGATGATGCTGGTGGCCGACGCTGATAACATGCTGTTAATTTCGGGAACAGGCGACGTTATTGAGCCGCAACACGACTTTATTGCCATCGGTTCGGGCGGCAATTACGCTCACGCGGCGGCACAAGCGTTAATGCAAAACACCGATTTGTCGGCACGCGATGTGGTCGAAAAAGCCCTAACCGTGGCCGCCGACTTGTGTATTTACACCAACCATAACTTTACAATTGAAATGTTGCAGTCAAAAGACTAA
- a CDS encoding DUF484 family protein, giving the protein MSLNLNVGTPKSATKTLDAHGNEIFAYERLGHDVEGKHRLSAEQVVNYLDQNRTFFHLFPNLLDELSIPHPKSGQAVSLLERQVFQLREQRDALQVAVDLQLDIVGENAELSQKVQQFTKALMATQSEQAAVECIIEQMKTLFKVEHIALVSWDVPKVSVQGMNQLGLSQTWVSALKTTLQAEHPICGLVEKEWQKGLFSTGQAMQSVCLLPLGNTKVWGVLALGSQTDRFHPSLGTYFLKMMAELVSAKLGHLFSHA; this is encoded by the coding sequence ATGAGTTTAAACCTTAATGTCGGTACGCCTAAGTCGGCGACCAAAACGCTCGACGCACACGGCAATGAAATATTTGCCTATGAACGTTTGGGGCACGATGTGGAAGGCAAGCACCGCTTAAGTGCCGAGCAAGTGGTGAATTATTTAGACCAAAATCGTACGTTTTTTCATCTGTTTCCCAATCTGTTGGATGAGTTGAGCATTCCGCACCCTAAAAGTGGTCAGGCGGTGTCGTTGTTAGAACGTCAGGTGTTTCAGTTGCGCGAACAGCGTGATGCCTTGCAAGTGGCGGTGGATTTGCAATTGGACATTGTGGGCGAAAATGCCGAGTTGTCGCAAAAGGTTCAGCAGTTTACCAAAGCCCTGATGGCCACTCAAAGCGAACAAGCCGCCGTGGAGTGCATTATTGAACAGATGAAAACGCTTTTTAAGGTCGAGCACATCGCGCTGGTGTCTTGGGATGTGCCTAAGGTCAGTGTGCAAGGCATGAACCAATTGGGTTTAAGTCAAACCTGGGTTAGCGCCTTAAAAACCACCTTGCAGGCAGAGCATCCCATTTGCGGTTTGGTTGAAAAAGAGTGGCAAAAGGGGTTGTTTAGCACAGGACAGGCGATGCAATCGGTCTGCTTATTGCCGTTGGGTAACACCAAAGTGTGGGGCGTGTTGGCGTTGGGCAGTCAAACCGATCGTTTTCATCCCAGTTTAGGCACCTATTTTTTAAAAATGATGGCCGAGTTGGTCAGTGCCAAATTAGGGCATCTTTTTAGTCATGCTTAG
- a CDS encoding tyrosine recombinase XerC, producing MAFIHDLQARNASVHTQTNYQRDLQAFLAFYLKHSLSELSDAEFTDWAQIQPNALRRFLSERMAQGIGARTLARQLSAIRAFYDFLLHRGLVTLNPAKGIKAPKQGKPLPKSIDVDWTQTLLDQPLNSWQNVRDQAVFELLYSGGLRVSECVGLDLLPGLAMLNSGWVQVLGKGQKHRLAPVGSKALQALQAWLTVRPTYAKPHETAVFVSARGTRLGVRSVQLSLDKRTVQAGLPTKMSPHRLRHACATHVLESSGDLRAVQEILGHANLSTTQIYTKLDLQHLAQVYDLAHPRAKKTPTQSLDE from the coding sequence ATGGCGTTTATCCATGATTTACAAGCTCGCAACGCCTCAGTGCACACGCAAACCAATTATCAGCGTGATTTACAGGCCTTTTTGGCATTTTACTTAAAGCACTCTTTAAGTGAGTTGTCTGATGCTGAGTTTACCGATTGGGCGCAGATTCAGCCTAATGCGCTGCGGCGCTTTTTAAGTGAACGCATGGCGCAAGGTATCGGTGCGCGTACGTTGGCCAGGCAGTTGTCGGCCATTAGGGCGTTTTACGATTTTTTATTGCACCGTGGTTTGGTGACGCTTAACCCAGCCAAAGGCATTAAAGCGCCCAAGCAAGGGAAGCCGCTGCCCAAAAGTATTGATGTTGATTGGACGCAAACGCTGTTAGACCAACCCCTAAATTCGTGGCAAAATGTGCGAGATCAAGCGGTGTTTGAGCTTTTATACAGTGGCGGTTTGCGGGTGTCTGAGTGTGTGGGTTTAGATTTGTTACCAGGCCTGGCCATGTTAAATTCGGGTTGGGTGCAGGTCTTGGGCAAAGGTCAAAAACACCGTCTAGCGCCAGTTGGCTCTAAAGCCTTGCAAGCGCTCCAGGCCTGGTTAACCGTTCGCCCAACCTATGCCAAACCCCATGAAACCGCTGTGTTTGTCAGTGCGCGCGGCACGCGATTGGGGGTGCGCTCGGTGCAGTTAAGTTTAGACAAACGCACCGTGCAAGCCGGCTTGCCCACCAAAATGTCACCGCATCGCTTGCGTCATGCGTGTGCCACGCACGTGCTGGAATCCAGTGGCGACCTACGTGCGGTACAAGAAATTTTAGGGCACGCTAATTTATCTACCACGCAAATTTATACTAAATTAGACTTGCAGCATTTAGCCCAAGTGTACGATTTGGCGCATCCACGCGCTAAAAAAACGCCCACTCAGTCGTTGGATGAGTAA